The sequence CTTTGTAAGAAGAAAAAAACGCTAATATAATATAAGTTAAAAATGAAGAGAGGGCATCGCAAAATCATCGGGTGAGATGATTGAGCGATGCCCTCTCTTTGTTTGAAAATGATTATTTCCAAGTATCAGTATTATTTAAACCGACATTTTTTGCCTTAAATACGGGATCGATTCCCTGTTTCTTCTGTTTTGTGTAATCGTCAAGCACTTTGAAAGCGATTCCGCCTAACAAGAAAATGACCAGAATATTTTCAATTGCCATGAATCCCATCAATACGTCTGCGAGATTCCATACAGTGCTAAAATCAGCCTGTGCACCGAGAAAAATCGCAATCAGACATGTGATTCGGAATACATTCAGCAGAATGCGATTGTTCTTGATGAACAGAATGTTTGATTCGGCGTAATAGTAATTTCCGATTAAACTTGTGAATGCAAATGCAAAAATGGAAAATGTAATAAAATGGATACCAAGTGAACCGACATTTGCACTGATCGCAGCCTGTACATATGGGATACCGTCCAATTTTTCAGGAATGCCCGTTACTCCGGAAAGCAACAAGATAAAAGCGGTAGTCGTACAGATCATAAGTGTATCGATAAATACAGAAAGAACCTGAACCATTCCTTGTTTTACCGGGTGAGAAACAGTTGCGGTTGCGGATGCATTTGGCGCGCTACCCATACCGGCCTCGTTGGAGAATAACCCGCGTTTGATCCCGATTAAGACAGTACTTCCGGCAAATCCACCGAAGATTGCCCGAAAATCAAAGGCGCCTTCAAAGATGAGTGAAAACATCTCAGGAACACGGTCTAAGTTTGTCAGTGTAATGAAGATTCCCATCAAAATGTAGATTCCAGCCATAATCGGAACAATTACAGAAGAAATGAATCCGATTCTGTGAACCCCTCCGAAGATGACAAATGCAGTTGCAGCAGCAATCAAAAGTCCGACAACGGCAGGAAGGATTGTATCGCTGTAATTTGGAATGTAATATTCCAAAGCAGATGACATATTATAAGTCTGAAGACCATTGAAACCATAGGCAAAACATGCAATCAGCAGAATGGAAAAGAGAACTCCAAGCCAACGTTTGCCGAGGGCACGTTCAATATAATAAGATGGACCTCCGCGGAATTCTTTTCCATCTTTTACTTTGTAAACTTGT comes from Coprococcus phoceensis and encodes:
- a CDS encoding alanine/glycine:cation symporter family protein; amino-acid sequence: MFNNLLASLNDFLYSYILIFLLVAAGIYFSIRTKFVQFRLIGDAIKALKEKAEKNDNGKSVSSFQALMISTASRVGTGNIAGIATAIVAGGPGAVFWMWVMAIVGGASAFVESTLAQVYKVKDGKEFRGGPSYYIERALGKRWLGVLFSILLIACFAYGFNGLQTYNMSSALEYYIPNYSDTILPAVVGLLIAAATAFVIFGGVHRIGFISSVIVPIMAGIYILMGIFITLTNLDRVPEMFSLIFEGAFDFRAIFGGFAGSTVLIGIKRGLFSNEAGMGSAPNASATATVSHPVKQGMVQVLSVFIDTLMICTTTAFILLLSGVTGIPEKLDGIPYVQAAISANVGSLGIHFITFSIFAFAFTSLIGNYYYAESNILFIKNNRILLNVFRITCLIAIFLGAQADFSTVWNLADVLMGFMAIENILVIFLLGGIAFKVLDDYTKQKKQGIDPVFKAKNVGLNNTDTWK